In Glycine soja cultivar W05 chromosome 10, ASM419377v2, whole genome shotgun sequence, the genomic stretch TATGTGAGCAGCCACACCTTCTAATTAGACTCTTGCTTTTATTAACTGTTCAATTCAAGTTAAAGAATTTTATgtgtattaattaatatatttacttccgtttgttttatttttatttttaaaattttaaatataacttaaatttatataGTTTATCAAAATCTATAGAATACTGATAAAGTACGATTAAACATAGTTTAtcaacattttaatttataatcttcaaaaacatctttttttaaaaataataattctgaaACGTACTCTAATGATTAACCCCGCGCAACCATATGATGATATGAATGCTCTATAATATTCTTGTCATCATGCAGGTCTTTAAACAAAAAAGTGTTTTATCTCTCTTATACACTACGGCACAGATGACATTATGAGTTAAAGGCTAGGGTGTTTTTGCCAATTAACAgtgtcaataattaattttctttttgttcaacTTATAGGTATGTTTGAAAAGAAACAATTTATTTCGAGAATACTAACAATAGTTAGATGgtgacttaaaaaaataaaataagaagatggttcttaaagaaaattaaacactTACACTTCATAATAATTTGTTGAGATGtcaatcattattttttctacttttttttatccgtttattttatttaattttaaatttctacatCTTGACCAAGTAAGTCTAGATTAATTGATTAAACAACATAGTATATGTGAGTTTTATATCTTAACCaagtaatatatttaattttttctaataaaaaagtttttatatcttaatgacttaattattaaaaaaattgctatAACAGTATAACTTGTCAATCGTACAGAAGTTTTGGTACAATTTAAaacttcttttatgtttttttttatataaaaggtaAATTATAATGTAAAATGGTTTAATTTGCatgcatttttaatgtaatttttttatctacatatttaataatattttattctatcGTTACATCATATCAATGAATGATGATAAGATAAAAAGCCAAGACTTTATTAGATGTTTTTGTAAAAAGCATAAATTAAACtcaatgtaaaaataaataaataaaaacaattttttataaaacagtAATTTCATGTGATGCATGAGCCACAAAAATTGTttcaattgataaatattttttgaagtttGAGACTTGTCTCTTCTGACGAATTCCGGTCCCCGGGATCCAATcacaaactttttattttatggataaaaaaaagaagaatttatGACGCAGGGTGGACGTTGTGTGATGCCCATTATTCCATTCCATCTCATGATCAAAGAGAGACTTCCATGCCATGCCATCatcacttctttatttttcatttctccGATCAACAACTTTAAAACCACATCGCTGGAACTTCCATTTCCGGTGACCGGAAAACCCCATCACCGTCGCCGAAATGGGAACCGTTAACAACACCGTCGACACCGTGAATGCTGCGGCCTCCGCCATCGTCTACGCTGAATCCAGAATCCAACCCACCACCACCGTCCCggtccctctctctttctctctcttactATTTCTGTCACATGTGCTTGTTATTACATTCGTGTGTATTGTTGTTGTGCACGTTGCTAATTGCTTTGGTTTCGTGTTTCATTGTTCTGTTTAGTTCGGTTACCGAGAAACGGCGTGCAATTTGAGATCTTGGGCTTTgtgttctctctctcttttttcttttttttccccacTTTCCATAGTGATGGATGAATTGAACTATTTTGAAGGTCTTGGCTGACTTAATGGTGGAGTCGAAATTTCTATtcaccttttttcttctttaaattttatattattctttttttttgtggcTCTCAAAAAGTAGGAAATTAACGTGCGGACGTTGGGTGTGCCTTTTTTGCTATCTAAATCTAATTATGAATCATGGTAACTTTGATCTCACTTGGTTCTTCAGTTCAGTGTGTTTGAGGAGGACCTCAATCTAGTTAGCCACATGTATTATCTTACATAAATTGCAATTCAATTCAGTTCAATTACTACTTAGTATTGTTATGCCTTGTGCCCTGCTTGAAGGTGATTTGACACTGACCTTTTCATTTGCAAATTGCAACTTAGTAGTGTAAGGTTTCCATGAGCTTTTTTGCCATGCCTTTGCTGATGATTTTGGATTTAATTCTTGAGATAGTGTCATCACAATGACTTAGTTCTAAGGCATATTAAAAGACCAAAGTCAATAATGATTATCTGGGACTGACCTTACTTATCTGTCATCCTATCCTATGCTTCTCATCCAACAAGCTGCTATATTCATGTTTCAGACCTTTGATACACATTCAATAAGCTTTCTTCAGCCTTTATGACTGTGGTTTCTTGTTAGTTCTCTGAAACTTAAGTTTGGCAGACTAATTAGAGATAGTTGAATTGGATTTGTGTTTGAAGTTGGCAATCATTAACTGATAAggggattttttattttattttattcaaggcTTCAAGCcatgctttttttggtgatatttattccttttttacttttagcATCTGCTGATGTTGTTACTAATATACTGTCAAAGGTTGGCGTTCACATTTGGGTTTGGGATGCTTATTGATCCTTTGGATACTAATGTATATGGAATGCCTGGTACTGTTTATTAGCCAATATCTTTGGCACTTTGACAGGCATAGCGAAATGAACATCTTTCTACGGCTTTCCTTACAATGGTTTAGTGGCATACACTTAGGTACTTAGCAATTTGTAGAAGGCGACAAGTTTAGATTCCCCCAGTGTATGTTGATTTGCTATCATAAAAATAGATGTTCTTTTTGTTGTTTCCTTGTCACAgcaatttcttctctttttggCAAAAGTACTTTTTCCTGAAACATTAcactatatttaattttggtttttagtatctttttttctttctttctaaatcTCTTCCTCAAACTTCCAATTAATTGGGAATCATTTCGTTCTAGAGTGTATATTTAAACAAAAGACCTTTCTTGAGAGGACATTTAACTTGGAACAaaacaagtttttaaaattcaatgttTAACGAATAAATCAACATTTAACACCAAGAGAATGTACTTTAGGCAGCCCTGTTGAAAAAATTAGATTACATCattacaattgaaaaatgaattcatGTTTTAATTTGGTTTCAATTTTTGATGTAGATATGTTTCTTCATTAACTGCAGAAAAAACGCTGGGGAAGCTGCTGGAGCTTATGTTGGTGTTTTGGACCTCATAAAAACAGCAAGAGAGTGGGCAATGCTGTCCTTGTTCCTGAACCTGTTGAACCTATAGGCCCAGTTGGATTTCATCCTGCTACTGCTGCACCAAATCCTTCAACTGCTATTGTAATGCCATTCATTGTCCCTCCCTCTTCACCTGCATCTTTTCTCCAATCTGATCCTCCATCTGCTACTCAATCACCGGTTGGATTATTCTCCCTCAGTTCTCTCACTGTTAATGCTTCTGGTGGACCTGCATCCATTTTTGCCATAGGCCCTTACACCTATGAGACTCAGTTAGTCTCGCCACCTGTATTTTCTACCTTCACAACTGAACCATCTACTGCTCCGTTCACTCCACCACCTGAATCTGTGCAGCTGACAACACCATCATCCCCTGAGGTGCCATTTGCTCAATTGCTGGCATCTTCTTTAGATCGGAATTGTAAAAGTAATGGTACAAATCAGAGGTTTGCATTATCCAATTATGAGTTTCAGCCTTATCAACAATATCCAGGGAGTCCTGGCACCCAACTCGTATCACCCAGATCAATCATTTCTACTTCTGGCAGTTCTACTCCTTTCCCTGATAGACACCCAGTTCTTGAATTCCACAAAGGGGAAGCACCAAAGCTCTTGGGCTTTGAA encodes the following:
- the LOC114372554 gene encoding uncharacterized protein LOC114372554 isoform X1, whose protein sequence is MGTVNNTVDTVNAAASAIVYAESRIQPTTTVPKKRWGSCWSLCWCFGPHKNSKRVGNAVLVPEPVEPIGPVGFHPATAAPNPSTAIVMPFIVPPSSPASFLQSDPPSATQSPVGLFSLSSLTVNASGGPASIFAIGPYTYETQLVSPPVFSTFTTEPSTAPFTPPPESVQLTTPSSPEVPFAQLLASSLDRNCKSNGTNQRFALSNYEFQPYQQYPGSPGTQLVSPRSIISTSGSSTPFPDRHPVLEFHKGEAPKLLGFENFLTHKWNSRLGSGSLTPDSAGQGSRLGSGSFTPDAVKLASQLGSGCLTPDGLCQDSRFGSGSLTPDAVAPTARNDIDIGKQISEVTSIVNSENECQPKAALVDHRVSFELTGVDVPRCLANKSGSSLLGNMSGSSQGTLVEDPVDIEKIQKNSNSSCAFCSRKTSNASNDKSCNSPGEGAEQCCRKHHSFNSSKEFNFDNRKGVVSDTPANSSNWWTNKKIVGKEGRSSNSWTFFPMLQSEII